A stretch of the Flavobacterium aquiphilum genome encodes the following:
- a CDS encoding TatD family hydrolase, with amino-acid sequence METKAILTDTHTHLYSEEFDQDRSDMMQRAIDNGVTRFFVPAIDSTCTQSMYDLERDYPNNVFLMMGLHPTYVKDDYLEELQHVENELAKRKFVAIGEIGIDLYWDKTHLREQQFAFRKQIQLAKQYNLPIAIHCREAFDEIFEILEEEKSPELFGVFHCFTGTYEQALQAISYNMSLGIGGVVTFKNGKIDQFLHQIDLRHIVLETDSPYLAPIPYRGKRNESSYLVNVVDKLAQIYGLSANEIASVTTENSMKIFGI; translated from the coding sequence TTGGAAACAAAGGCAATACTTACCGATACCCACACCCATTTATATTCTGAAGAATTTGATCAGGACCGAAGCGATATGATGCAACGCGCCATAGACAATGGTGTTACCCGTTTTTTTGTTCCGGCAATAGATTCGACTTGTACGCAAAGCATGTATGATCTAGAACGCGACTATCCAAATAACGTGTTCTTGATGATGGGTTTGCACCCAACCTACGTAAAGGATGATTATCTTGAGGAATTACAGCATGTTGAAAACGAATTGGCCAAAAGAAAGTTTGTTGCTATTGGCGAAATTGGAATTGATCTGTATTGGGACAAAACTCATTTGAGAGAACAGCAGTTTGCTTTTAGAAAGCAAATTCAGTTGGCAAAACAATACAACCTTCCAATTGCGATTCATTGCCGTGAGGCTTTTGATGAAATCTTCGAAATTTTGGAAGAAGAAAAATCACCCGAATTGTTCGGTGTTTTTCACTGCTTTACCGGAACGTACGAACAGGCTTTGCAAGCTATATCCTATAATATGAGTTTGGGAATAGGAGGAGTAGTTACTTTTAAAAACGGAAAAATTGATCAATTTTTGCATCAAATCGATTTAAGGCATATTGTCCTTGAAACAGATTCTCCTTATTTGGCCCCGATTCCCTATAGGGGTAAGCGTAACGAAAGTAGTTATTTGGTGAATGTTGTCGATAAATTGGCTCAGATTTATGGCCTTTCGGCAAATGAAATAGCAAGTGTAACAACTGAGAATTCTATGAAAATATTCGGTATTTAA
- a CDS encoding tetratricopeptide repeat protein: MNEEHFLEFDEYLQGEMNAGDKLAFEQRLKEEPELKMAFETYRELHQHLENKFGHADERKAFKENLKKISKEHYKKHKSKVIKFKPWYYAAAASVAVLFGLLFFNYNQDPVFEDYNHPEQAFFTERGTADANLKQAETAYNGKKYSEAIPLFETILKTDKSAEIQYFYGVSLLEVNRFAEAEKVFTALKSGNSIYKNKAIWSLALSKLKQKDYKSCKELLLTIPEDYEGNDQVDALLDELD, translated from the coding sequence ATGAATGAGGAACACTTTTTGGAATTTGATGAATATCTTCAAGGGGAAATGAATGCTGGGGATAAATTGGCGTTTGAGCAACGCTTGAAGGAGGAACCGGAGTTGAAAATGGCTTTTGAAACATACAGGGAACTGCACCAACATTTGGAAAACAAGTTTGGCCATGCCGATGAGCGAAAAGCTTTTAAAGAGAATTTAAAAAAGATTTCGAAAGAACATTATAAAAAGCATAAATCCAAAGTGATTAAGTTCAAACCTTGGTATTATGCGGCTGCAGCATCGGTTGCTGTTTTGTTTGGGTTGTTGTTTTTTAATTATAATCAAGATCCGGTTTTTGAGGATTACAATCATCCTGAACAGGCTTTCTTTACCGAAAGAGGGACTGCTGATGCAAATTTGAAGCAAGCCGAAACTGCTTACAACGGGAAAAAGTACAGTGAGGCGATTCCGTTGTTTGAAACTATTTTGAAAACAGACAAAAGTGCCGAGATCCAATATTTTTATGGGGTTTCTTTGCTTGAGGTAAACAGGTTTGCCGAAGCCGAAAAGGTTTTTACTGCTTTGAAATCGGGCAATTCGATTTATAAAAACAAGGCGATTTGGAGCTTGGCGTTGAGTAAGTTGAAACAGAAAGATTATAAATCCTGTAAAGAGCTTTTGTTGACCATTCCTGAGGATTACGAGGGGAATGATCAGGTTGATGCTTTGTTGGATGAGTTGGATTAG
- a CDS encoding asparaginase, with protein MNSKPQILLIYTGGTIGMKKDFETGALKAFDFAKLLHNVPELKLLDCEIATFSFENPIDSSNMNPEHWAEIACTIENNYDNFDGFVVLHGSDTMSYSASALSFMLENLSKPIIFTGSQLPIGDLRTDAKENLITAIQIASLHENGKPLIKEVCLYFEYKLYRGNRTTKVNAEHFRAFISPNYPFLVESGVHLKMNSELFLQTNEAELKVHTYLDNNVAIIKMFPGISEAVLSAILNIESLKGIILETYGAGNAPTEDWFLELLQNAVNRGLYIVNVTQCAIGSVSMGHYETSTTMKNLGIISGKDITTEAAVTKLMYLLGQKIAPSNFKNVFETSLRGEISL; from the coding sequence ATGAACTCTAAGCCTCAAATTCTTTTGATTTATACTGGTGGAACCATTGGTATGAAAAAAGATTTTGAAACAGGGGCGCTTAAGGCTTTTGATTTTGCTAAACTGCTTCACAACGTTCCTGAATTAAAATTGCTGGATTGCGAGATCGCTACTTTTTCTTTCGAAAATCCTATCGATTCATCGAATATGAACCCGGAACATTGGGCCGAAATTGCCTGTACTATCGAGAATAATTATGATAATTTCGATGGTTTTGTGGTGCTTCATGGTTCTGATACAATGTCATATTCGGCTTCGGCATTGAGTTTTATGCTCGAAAATCTTTCCAAACCTATTATTTTTACAGGCTCCCAATTGCCAATCGGGGATTTAAGGACAGACGCAAAGGAAAATTTAATTACGGCAATTCAAATTGCTTCTTTGCATGAAAACGGCAAGCCATTAATTAAGGAAGTTTGTCTTTATTTTGAATACAAATTATACCGCGGTAATAGAACGACAAAAGTAAACGCCGAACATTTCAGGGCTTTTATATCTCCAAATTATCCTTTCTTGGTGGAGTCTGGTGTGCATTTGAAAATGAACTCTGAATTGTTTTTACAAACAAATGAGGCTGAGTTGAAAGTTCATACTTATTTAGACAATAATGTCGCTATCATTAAGATGTTTCCTGGAATAAGTGAAGCCGTCCTATCTGCAATTTTGAATATTGAGAGTTTGAAAGGAATAATACTGGAAACTTACGGAGCAGGAAATGCACCAACTGAAGATTGGTTTTTGGAGCTTTTGCAAAATGCTGTCAATAGGGGATTGTACATTGTTAATGTTACGCAGTGCGCTATTGGAAGTGTAAGTATGGGGCATTATGAAACGAGCACCACGATGAAAAATCTGGGAATTATTTCCGGGAAAGATATCACAACCGAAGCAGCCGTGACCAAATTAATGTACTTATTAGGCCAAAAAATAGCACCATCGAATTTTAAAAATGTATTCGAAACATCTTTGAGAGGTGAAATTTCCCTTTAA
- a CDS encoding MFS transporter: MFKALRSRNFKLFFYGQSVSVIGTWLQKTAVSWMVYSITGSVFLLGLATFLSMIPSLFLAPLAGSIIGRYNRHRSMIVLQSLAMLQAGILALLIYLKMYNITFILILSLIQGIINAFDMTCRQTMMIDIVDTKEDLPNAVALNSTLTNFARIAGPALAGIILQQYGDDICFIGNFLSYIPVLISLALMKIKPYNKATDKLKMLDDFIEGLDYIKKESQMAKMLLMLTCSSLFVISFNTLMPVFAKDIFNGNAQTFSWFESAAGIGSILSAIYLANLKSGSNIDNIMIGASILLGTSILVLALSSSFILTLICMVLSGIGMMGQTSSINIYIQTKSTAHMRSRSISYYMMVYQGMIPVGSLIIGYISHSLGVRTTVAIQGVISIVSVIIYLYYKNQKNTKELETCPVRYKI, from the coding sequence ATGTTTAAAGCACTTCGATCACGAAATTTCAAACTCTTCTTCTACGGGCAATCTGTATCAGTAATTGGTACCTGGCTACAAAAAACAGCCGTAAGCTGGATGGTTTACAGTATTACTGGTTCAGTATTTTTATTGGGATTGGCGACTTTCTTAAGCATGATTCCCTCATTGTTTTTGGCTCCCTTAGCAGGAAGTATTATTGGTCGTTACAACAGACACCGTAGTATGATTGTATTGCAGTCCCTAGCGATGCTACAAGCTGGCATTTTAGCATTATTGATTTATTTAAAAATGTATAATATTACTTTTATACTAATTTTGAGTTTAATTCAAGGAATCATCAATGCTTTTGACATGACTTGCCGACAAACCATGATGATCGATATTGTAGATACCAAAGAAGATTTACCAAATGCCGTAGCATTGAATTCTACTTTAACGAATTTTGCCCGAATTGCCGGTCCAGCTCTCGCAGGTATTATTTTACAACAATACGGAGATGATATTTGTTTCATAGGCAACTTTCTTAGCTATATCCCAGTACTTATTTCCCTTGCTTTAATGAAAATAAAACCTTACAACAAAGCGACCGACAAACTTAAAATGTTAGACGATTTTATCGAAGGTCTGGACTACATTAAAAAAGAAAGTCAAATGGCAAAAATGTTATTAATGCTCACTTGTAGTAGTTTGTTCGTAATTTCATTCAACACTCTAATGCCTGTTTTTGCCAAAGACATCTTCAACGGAAACGCTCAAACTTTTAGCTGGTTTGAAAGTGCTGCTGGAATTGGATCAATACTATCTGCTATTTATTTGGCTAACTTAAAATCGGGATCAAACATAGATAACATAATGATTGGAGCGAGTATTTTGCTGGGCACTAGTATTCTTGTTCTTGCATTATCAAGCAGTTTTATCCTAACCCTTATATGTATGGTTTTAAGTGGTATTGGGATGATGGGACAAACGTCTTCTATAAATATCTATATTCAAACCAAAAGCACGGCACACATGCGCTCCCGAAGCATTAGCTATTATATGATGGTATATCAAGGCATGATTCCGGTGGGAAGTTTAATCATTGGCTATATCTCTCACTCCCTTGGCGTAAGAACTACAGTCGCTATTCAGGGAGTAATATCTATCGTTTCTGTAATTATATATCTGTATTACAAAAATCAAAAAAACACAAAGGAGCTCGAAACCTGCCCTGTTCGCTACAAAATTTAA
- a CDS encoding RNA polymerase sigma factor, with protein sequence MDRKSHHPDQIYIDGLANNDSEVIHAIYKKFVPKVVGYIKNNSGDEDKAQDVVQEVLILLFDQAKAKKLQLTCPFDAYFFLLCKRKWLNELKKHSNKGVTINKELTSIDGSVDEMVLQSEHFDEKQQLYDMMFQKLGEKCQELLKLSFALPSMEEVAEKLMVTYGYVRKKKSLCIGQLTQWIQENNRFKSIKNT encoded by the coding sequence ATGGATCGAAAATCCCATCACCCTGACCAGATTTATATTGATGGACTTGCGAATAATGATTCGGAGGTCATTCATGCTATTTATAAAAAGTTTGTGCCCAAAGTTGTCGGTTATATTAAGAACAATTCGGGTGATGAAGACAAGGCTCAGGATGTGGTTCAGGAAGTGTTGATTTTGCTTTTTGATCAGGCAAAGGCGAAAAAGTTGCAACTGACTTGTCCGTTTGATGCTTACTTTTTTTTGCTGTGTAAGCGAAAGTGGCTCAACGAGTTAAAAAAACATTCGAATAAAGGGGTAACAATTAATAAAGAGTTGACATCTATAGACGGATCTGTGGATGAAATGGTTTTGCAGAGCGAACATTTTGACGAGAAACAGCAATTGTATGATATGATGTTTCAAAAGCTGGGTGAAAAATGCCAGGAGTTGCTAAAGCTGAGTTTTGCGCTTCCGTCTATGGAGGAAGTTGCTGAAAAACTGATGGTGACTTATGGTTATGTCCGCAAAAAGAAATCGCTTTGTATTGGTCAGCTCACACAATGGATCCAGGAAAACAATCGTTTTAAATCTATAAAAAATACCTAG
- a CDS encoding 1-acyl-sn-glycerol-3-phosphate acyltransferase: MNKFDAIRFFDDSEINQGILKVIDHPMMKGLMNFCFPGVDDEIWKEQLRNTHSIQEFQCNFIYHGVQQVLEKSSEGLTTSGFEKLEPNTAYLFISNHRDIVLDTTLLNACLYEHGMIMTSSAIGDNLVHKPFLKILAKLNRNFLVQRGLSPREMLVSSKLLAEYMAQMLLHDNRSVWIAQREGRTKDGNDETNPGVLKMIAMGSDEENIMDYFKKIKIVPVSVSYEYDPTDALKMPQLLAEANNEIYKKEKNEDFMTLLSGIIGQKKRIHIHVGDVLDTEIDDIIKNVDTTNKQVQALAQVIDDSVLSNYHLWTTNFIAYDIVNNSDRFAHLYTENEKMLFERRLELRIDHEHPVAKQGFLDMYANPVVNKLKYFDEL; encoded by the coding sequence ATGAATAAATTTGATGCGATTAGGTTTTTTGATGATTCTGAAATAAACCAGGGAATATTAAAGGTTATTGACCATCCTATGATGAAAGGGTTGATGAACTTTTGTTTTCCGGGCGTTGACGATGAAATTTGGAAAGAACAACTTCGTAATACACACTCTATTCAAGAATTTCAGTGTAACTTTATTTATCATGGGGTACAGCAGGTGTTGGAGAAAAGCTCCGAGGGCTTGACGACATCAGGTTTTGAAAAATTAGAACCAAATACTGCCTATCTTTTTATTTCCAACCACAGAGATATTGTTCTTGACACCACTTTGCTAAATGCATGCCTGTATGAACACGGGATGATAATGACTTCATCGGCCATTGGCGATAATTTGGTGCACAAACCATTTTTGAAAATATTGGCCAAACTAAACAGAAACTTTTTGGTTCAACGCGGATTGTCTCCAAGAGAAATGCTTGTGAGTTCCAAATTGTTGGCGGAATATATGGCTCAAATGTTATTGCATGATAATCGTTCGGTTTGGATTGCACAACGAGAAGGAAGAACCAAAGATGGGAATGACGAAACCAATCCAGGTGTTTTGAAAATGATCGCCATGGGATCTGACGAGGAAAATATCATGGATTATTTTAAGAAAATCAAAATTGTCCCGGTTTCTGTTTCTTACGAGTACGACCCGACAGATGCCCTGAAAATGCCACAGTTGTTGGCCGAGGCAAATAATGAGATTTACAAGAAAGAGAAAAATGAAGATTTCATGACTTTGCTGAGCGGAATCATTGGACAAAAGAAAAGAATTCACATCCATGTTGGCGATGTTCTTGATACTGAAATTGACGATATTATCAAAAACGTAGATACTACCAATAAACAAGTTCAGGCATTGGCACAAGTAATTGATGATTCTGTGTTGAGTAATTATCACTTGTGGACGACCAATTTTATCGCTTATGATATTGTAAACAATTCAGATCGTTTTGCTCATTTGTATACCGAAAATGAAAAAATGCTTTTTGAGCGTCGATTAGAGTTGAGAATCGATCACGAGCATCCAGTTGCCAAACAAGGCTTTTTGGATATGTATGCCAATCCTGTTGTCAATAAATTAAAATATTTTGATGAACTCTAA